A window of Streptomyces caniferus contains these coding sequences:
- a CDS encoding flavodoxin family protein, protein MTSPALPAPVVSVAYHSGFGHTAVLAEAVRAAAAGAGATVHLIKVDEITEAEWELLDASDAIVFGSPTYMGTASGAFHVFAEATAKRWATRAWQDKLAAGFTNSASKSGDKLHTLQFFTVLAAQHGMSWIGLNLLPGWNSSTASENDLNRLGFFLGAGAQSDNDQGAEGVHKADIATAEHLGRRIAEQARIFAAGRAALAA, encoded by the coding sequence GTGACCAGCCCTGCCCTGCCCGCCCCCGTCGTCTCCGTCGCCTACCACTCCGGTTTCGGCCACACCGCCGTACTGGCCGAGGCTGTCCGCGCCGCTGCCGCCGGGGCGGGCGCCACCGTCCACCTGATCAAGGTCGACGAGATCACCGAAGCCGAATGGGAGCTGCTCGACGCCTCCGACGCGATCGTCTTCGGCTCGCCGACGTACATGGGGACCGCCTCCGGCGCGTTCCATGTCTTCGCCGAGGCCACCGCCAAGCGCTGGGCGACCCGTGCCTGGCAGGACAAGCTCGCGGCCGGCTTCACCAACTCCGCCTCCAAGAGCGGGGACAAGCTGCACACCCTGCAGTTCTTCACGGTGCTCGCCGCCCAGCACGGCATGAGCTGGATCGGCCTCAACCTGCTCCCCGGCTGGAACTCCTCCACCGCCTCGGAGAACGACCTCAACCGGCTCGGCTTCTTCCTGGGGGCCGGCGCCCAGTCCGACAACGACCAGGGTGCCGAGGGCGTCCACAAGGCCGATATCGCCACCGCCGAGCACCTCGGACGCCGCATCGCCGAGCAGGCCCGCATCTTCGCCGCGGGCCGCGCCGCCCTCGCCGCCTGA
- a CDS encoding YceD family protein → MFDTRELGRRPGALKRVSRSVEAPRDLGNEVIGVPEGAPIELDLRLESVMDGVLVTGTGRATVKGECVRCLEPLERELDADFQEMFAYPDADARVHEDAGDDAEDEEDTLFLEDDLFDLEPVLRDAVVLALPMQPVCQDDCPGLCSDCGVRLADDPDHHHDAVDIRWAALQGLAGTVKDGEKDNMGGAEAGVDEKQEK, encoded by the coding sequence GTGTTCGACACGCGCGAGCTGGGCCGGCGTCCCGGTGCGCTGAAGAGGGTCTCCCGCTCCGTCGAGGCCCCCCGGGACCTCGGCAACGAGGTCATCGGAGTGCCCGAGGGCGCCCCGATCGAGCTCGACCTCCGCCTGGAGTCGGTCATGGACGGGGTGCTTGTCACAGGCACCGGCCGTGCAACCGTCAAGGGGGAGTGCGTAAGGTGTCTGGAGCCGCTGGAGCGAGAGCTCGACGCGGACTTCCAGGAGATGTTCGCCTACCCCGACGCCGACGCCAGGGTCCATGAGGACGCCGGCGACGACGCCGAGGACGAGGAGGACACCCTCTTCCTCGAGGACGACCTGTTCGACCTCGAACCCGTGCTGCGTGACGCGGTGGTGCTTGCACTGCCGATGCAGCCGGTGTGCCAGGACGACTGCCCGGGCCTGTGCTCCGATTGTGGAGTGCGGCTGGCGGACGACCCGGACCACCACCACGACGCCGTCGACATCCGTTGGGCGGCACTGCAGGGACTCGCCGGGACCGTCAAGGACGGCGAGAAGGACAACATGGGCGGCGCCGAAGCGGGCGTCGACGAGAAGCAGGAGAAGTAG
- the mutM gene encoding bifunctional DNA-formamidopyrimidine glycosylase/DNA-(apurinic or apyrimidinic site) lyase produces the protein MPELPEVEVVRRGLERWVDGRTIDEVEVRHPRAIRRHTAGAADFAARLTGLRLGVAHRRGKYLWLPVTGGGPAAQTAAEGLTPRVTPSVTHGLAILAHLGMSGQLLVQPQDAPDEKHLRIRLRFADALGTELRFVDQRTFGGLSLHDTVPGDADQLPDVIAHIARDPLDPAFDDAAFHDALRRRRTTIKRALLDQTLISGVGNIYADEALWRSKLHYERPTATFTRPRTAELLGHVRDVMNAALAVGGTSFDSLYVNVNGESGYFDRSLDAYGREDEPCRRCGTPIRRRPWMNRSSYYCPRCQRPPRG, from the coding sequence GTGCCCGAGCTGCCCGAGGTCGAGGTCGTACGCCGCGGACTGGAGCGCTGGGTCGACGGACGCACGATCGACGAGGTCGAGGTGCGGCATCCGCGCGCGATCCGCCGGCACACGGCCGGCGCGGCCGACTTCGCGGCCCGGCTCACGGGGCTGCGGCTCGGCGTCGCCCACCGGCGCGGCAAGTACCTCTGGCTCCCGGTGACCGGCGGGGGCCCGGCCGCACAGACCGCCGCCGAGGGCCTCACCCCGAGGGTCACGCCGTCCGTCACCCACGGCCTGGCGATCCTCGCCCATCTCGGGATGAGCGGTCAGCTGCTGGTCCAGCCGCAGGACGCCCCGGACGAGAAGCACCTGCGGATCCGGCTCCGCTTCGCCGACGCCCTCGGCACCGAACTCCGCTTCGTCGACCAGCGCACCTTCGGCGGCCTCTCGCTGCACGACACCGTCCCCGGGGACGCCGACCAGCTGCCCGACGTCATCGCGCATATCGCCCGCGACCCGCTCGACCCGGCCTTCGACGACGCCGCCTTCCACGACGCGCTGCGCCGCCGCCGGACCACCATCAAGCGGGCGCTGCTGGACCAGACCCTGATCAGCGGCGTCGGCAACATCTACGCCGACGAGGCGCTGTGGCGCAGCAAGCTCCACTACGAGCGGCCGACCGCCACCTTCACCCGCCCGCGCACCGCCGAACTGCTCGGCCACGTACGGGACGTGATGAACGCCGCGCTCGCCGTCGGCGGCACCAGCTTCGACAGCCTCTATGTCAACGTCAACGGCGAGTCCGGCTACTTCGACCGCTCCCTGGACGCCTACGGCCGCGAGGACGAACCCTGCCGCCGCTGCGGCACCCCGATCCGCCGCCGTCCGTGGATGAACCGTTCCAGCTACTACTGCCCCCGCTGCCAGCGGCCGCCGCGCGGCTGA
- the rpmF gene encoding 50S ribosomal protein L32, whose amino-acid sequence MAVPKRKMSRSNTRHRRSQWKAAVPTLVACERCHEPKQQHIACPSCGTYNKRQVLEV is encoded by the coding sequence GTGGCTGTTCCGAAGCGGAAGATGTCGCGCAGCAACACGCGCCACCGCCGGTCGCAGTGGAAGGCTGCGGTCCCCACCCTGGTGGCGTGCGAGCGCTGCCACGAGCCGAAGCAGCAGCACATCGCGTGCCCGAGCTGCGGCACCTACAACAAGCGCCAGGTCCTCGAGGTCTGA
- the rnc gene encoding ribonuclease III codes for MSDANSTSRTRGDEPTPADTASSHTLLEGRLGYKLESALLVRALTHRSYAYENGGLPTNERLEFLGDSVLGLVVTDTLYRIHPDLPEGQLAKLRAAVVNSRALAEVGRGLDLGAFIRLGRGEEGTGGRDKASILADTLEAVIGAVYLDQGLDAAGELVHRLFDPLIEKSSSLGAGLDWKTSLQELTATEGLGVPEYLVTETGPDHEKTFTAAARVGGVSYGTGTGRSKKEAEQQAAESAWREIRAAADEAAKVAEADKAAEPAEPAGEDTAG; via the coding sequence ATGTCAGACGCCAATTCGACTTCCCGCACACGCGGGGATGAACCGACTCCGGCGGACACGGCCTCGTCTCACACGCTTCTGGAAGGGCGGCTCGGGTACAAGCTCGAGTCCGCCCTTCTGGTGCGTGCGCTGACGCACCGCTCGTACGCATACGAGAACGGCGGTCTGCCCACCAACGAGCGGCTCGAATTCCTCGGGGATTCGGTGCTCGGCCTGGTGGTCACCGACACGCTGTACCGCATCCACCCCGATCTTCCCGAGGGCCAGCTGGCCAAGCTCCGGGCCGCGGTGGTCAACTCGCGTGCGCTTGCCGAGGTGGGCCGCGGCCTCGACCTCGGCGCCTTCATCCGCCTCGGACGGGGCGAAGAGGGCACGGGCGGCCGGGACAAGGCATCCATCCTCGCCGACACCCTTGAAGCGGTGATCGGCGCGGTCTATCTCGACCAGGGCCTCGACGCGGCCGGCGAGCTGGTGCACCGGCTCTTCGACCCGCTCATCGAGAAGTCCTCCAGCCTGGGCGCGGGCCTGGACTGGAAGACCAGCCTCCAGGAACTCACCGCGACCGAGGGTCTCGGCGTTCCGGAGTACCTGGTCACGGAGACCGGACCGGACCACGAGAAGACCTTTACTGCTGCCGCCCGCGTCGGTGGTGTCTCGTACGGCACCGGCACCGGCCGCAGCAAGAAGGAAGCCGAGCAGCAGGCGGCCGAGTCGGCGTGGCGCGAGATTCGCGCCGCCGCGGACGAGGCGGCCAAGGTGGCCGAGGCGGACAAGGCGGCAGAGCCCGCCGAGCCCGCCGGGGAAGACACCGCCGGCTAA
- a CDS encoding winged helix-turn-helix transcriptional regulator: MATETPAAPAEEPTSGCTDDLAYDVFARDCPSRDALKHVTDRWGSLTLGALLDGTFRFNELRRRVEGVSEKMLAQTLHALERDGLVHREAQQTNPPRVDYALTPLGDQVARQLQLLIALVEDRMPQVLRARERYDARHAAG; the protein is encoded by the coding sequence ATGGCGACCGAGACCCCTGCCGCACCGGCCGAGGAGCCCACCTCCGGCTGTACGGACGACCTGGCCTACGACGTTTTCGCGCGCGACTGCCCGTCCCGTGACGCGCTCAAGCACGTCACCGACCGATGGGGCAGCCTGACGCTGGGAGCGCTCCTCGACGGCACCTTCCGCTTCAACGAACTGCGGCGCCGGGTGGAAGGGGTGAGCGAAAAGATGCTGGCCCAGACGCTGCACGCACTGGAGCGGGACGGACTCGTCCACCGCGAGGCCCAGCAGACCAACCCGCCCCGTGTCGACTACGCGCTCACGCCGCTGGGCGACCAGGTCGCGCGCCAGCTGCAGTTGCTGATCGCCCTGGTGGAGGACCGGATGCCGCAGGTGCTCCGGGCCCGGGAGCGCTATGACGCCCGGCACGCCGCCGGATGA
- a CDS encoding ATP synthase F0 subunit B — protein sequence MDVQKKLDDIVATVGGARSMPMSASCVVNRAELLAMLEEVRAALPGSLAQAQELLGGREQMVEEARAEAERIIETAHAHRGSLISDTEVARQSQDEADRILAEARREAEEIRAEADDYVDSKLANFEVVLTKTIGSVDRGREKLLGRDPGLDDQGYPDEDGTQAPERSADPETLRQRADAYVDAKFGAFQAVLTKTLEAVGRGRDKLQGAQAIDELGAHLAAQGDPQSGHQADAEYLAGLAGIGADQGQQPPQAPPMPPAPPMPQAQPQEHQQPLQPQLQQQGYYTDPAVYPQQDVYGYQQPQEVPYAQHQDPYGYDWQQAQQQGYDPNAYLQQQVPQQPQQAPHGHSAQPGALDETSLFDTSMIDLDQLRAYEEGRQ from the coding sequence CGTCGCGACCGTCGGCGGTGCCCGGTCCATGCCCATGTCGGCCTCGTGCGTGGTCAACCGCGCCGAGCTGCTCGCCATGCTGGAGGAGGTGCGCGCGGCGCTCCCGGGCTCCCTCGCGCAGGCGCAGGAGCTGCTCGGCGGGCGGGAGCAGATGGTCGAGGAGGCGCGGGCCGAGGCGGAGCGGATCATCGAGACCGCGCACGCCCATCGCGGCTCGCTGATCTCCGACACCGAGGTCGCCCGGCAGTCCCAGGACGAGGCGGACCGGATCCTCGCGGAGGCCCGCCGGGAGGCGGAGGAGATCCGCGCCGAGGCCGACGACTACGTCGACAGCAAGCTCGCCAACTTCGAGGTCGTGCTCACCAAGACCATCGGATCCGTCGACCGCGGCCGCGAGAAGCTGCTCGGCCGCGACCCCGGGCTCGACGACCAGGGGTACCCCGACGAGGACGGCACGCAGGCCCCGGAGCGCAGCGCCGACCCGGAGACCCTCCGGCAGCGCGCCGACGCGTATGTGGACGCCAAGTTCGGGGCGTTCCAGGCCGTGCTGACCAAGACGCTGGAAGCGGTCGGCCGGGGCCGCGACAAGCTCCAGGGCGCCCAGGCGATCGACGAGCTGGGCGCCCACCTGGCGGCGCAGGGCGATCCGCAGTCCGGGCACCAGGCCGACGCCGAGTATCTGGCCGGTCTGGCGGGCATCGGCGCCGACCAGGGGCAGCAGCCGCCGCAGGCGCCCCCGATGCCCCCGGCGCCTCCCATGCCCCAGGCGCAGCCCCAGGAGCACCAGCAGCCCCTCCAGCCGCAGCTTCAGCAGCAGGGCTACTACACCGACCCGGCGGTCTACCCGCAGCAGGACGTCTACGGCTATCAGCAGCCGCAGGAGGTCCCGTACGCCCAGCACCAGGACCCGTACGGCTACGACTGGCAGCAGGCCCAGCAGCAGGGCTACGACCCGAACGCCTACCTCCAGCAGCAGGTGCCCCAGCAGCCCCAGCAGGCTCCGCACGGCCATTCCGCGCAGCCCGGCGCACTGGACGAGACCAGCCTCTTCGACACCAGCATGATCGACCTGGACCAGCTCCGGGCGTACGAGGAGGGGCGCCAGTAG